The DNA sequence atctcttttttttgtctttttattttaaatctttCAGTTCTTTACACTCTTCAAAAGATGTTTTTCTTTCTCTTGTCtctgtttcttttctttctcaccAATATCATCTCGTTTTCTCCCTTAATCTTTCATCCGTTTCGACTCTTTCTCTACgatttctcttctctttcgtCTCATTTTCTCCCTCTTATTACTCTCTTCTCCTTCCCTCTTTCTAATTAAATCTCTCATATCCGATTCTCTCTCATTACTCTTTTCTCATTCTTTCGCTCATCATTTTTGATCGTATCTTTATGTTTTTTAACACTTGCTCCTGCAATGAAGCGAACAAAGATGAAATTACCAAGACACGAATTATGAACTGAAAATCACATGAATACAACAAAACAAGTGACAAATTACCTGTTATGAAAagattagagaagaagaagtcattactcaaatttattaaaaaaattcaaaatttaaaaattatttttttaaagtcaGACCAAAAAACTACATTAATTTAACCAGTTTATTgtagtttttattaattttttaaatcgatttttttaaataaaccgAACCAATTTAAATACTGATTTTTTATTAACCCAGTTAAATCGATTAATTCAGTTCAATTTTCGAAAAGCTGATAAAATCTATGGAATCCTATGATTTAGTAAACGAAAAAGTATACTCCAATTAAACCTATGAAAATCTTTAcgatttagtaaaaaaaaaagattttgaggcACTACTATAACTTGTAACGCCCCAACTAATTGTAACAATATCAACATGCTAAgttgttaataataataataataataatgtagcTATATAATTGAAGAAAAGAATTTGAtactttatttttctattgttgatatatatattttttaacattgttttatgtatttttttggTATTGACATAGTGATCTATCATCTATCtaattatgtttaatttttgtatttttaacaCATTTATATGGCTTTTAACATTGATTTATTGATTTATAAATATTCATGTAGGATTGTTTCGTTTTTTATGCAAGAATAATTCAAATTGGAATCTACGATCAATTGGTAATGCGTGCAATACATGATTATTTTTCGGGAGCTGCTATGGTGAGGACAGCATTAGTGTGCTGTGCTCACTTGATGATGATGACGCGGATTGCTCCGCTGGGCAACAGCTGTGTCTAGGCAGCTCGTAAGTGCGTCAGGTCTACTGTTTGATAGTGCAACCTCTTTTACCTCTTTGTTTACGTATTGTCCCATCTGTTTTCTATTTTAGGTCATATTACAACTCTCACCCAAGATGCTCCATTGCTACGTGCCTAGAAGGCTGAAGGCCTGAACCCAACTTGGCccatattataaaattatgagaATTCCAAATTAAGACTAAAAAGACCCAACCATAAGCCTGTGTAGGCCCGAAAGGCTTAACGGGCCAGCGTAGAACTGAAGAGGCATCTTTGTTCCTAGTGCTGTCCTTGACTGTTGTGTAGTGGGTTTCCGTCTTTGCAGCTCAGATCGCAGCAAAAGCTTACTCAGCTCCGTCAATGGCTCCAGTTGCTCCTCGTTCCGGCGACGCCATCTTCGCTAACATCGAGCGTGTTGTAAGCAAACACaacatctctctctctctctctctctctctctctctctctctctctgttttGATTCCTTGCTCACTCGAATTTTAACGTGAACATGTAAATTTGAATTTACATTGTAGTTCACGGAACCGTTGTTTCGCTCGTAGTTCATAGAGTCGTGAACATGTAAATTTGAATTTACATTGTAGTTCACGGAACCGTTGTTTCGCTCGTAGTTCATAGAGTCGTTTTTCTTGTATGTATTAACGATTGCTTTTGGAATTTTCAGAATGCGGAGCTTTTTACTCTAACGTATGGCGCGATTGTGCGTCAATTGCTCACGGATCTGGAAGAGGTTGAAGAGGTGAACAAGCAGCTTGAACAAATGTACGGTTCAGAATCAATTTCTCTCTCTTACAGATTTTTCACTTGATAACATAGAATTTTGGTTTTTTCATGTCTAATTTGGAGAGTTTGGTTCAGTTTAGTGCCTAAAAAGTTTTCGTTTATATTCATGTCACTTTGATCACTAATGTAAATTTTGCTGTTTGGTTGGTTATCAGGGGTTATAACATTGGAATCCGTTTGATTGACGAATTTTTAGCAAAATCCAATGTCTCAAGGTGCGTTGATTTCAGAGAGACTGCTGATGTAATCGCAAAGGTATTgcattattgcttggtttattTTGGTGCTTGTAAATTGCCTAAAATTTTCAGTTTCTTCATTTAAACATCGTTTCTTTTCTGTGTCCAATTAATTTGTTTGATAATTGGTTCTTTTCATGCCTTCATAGTTATATTGGTTTTCTAATTTGCTTTAGTTGGTGTGTTCCATTTCTGATGCTTTGAGCATATCTTTGAGTGGTTTAGAGCAGCAGTGCAACGTTGTTAATTTAAAGGAGTATGAAGCATCCTTCTGAGATAGTGCAAATTGGATCTATTGAAAACAAGTCTGAAACGATTGCTATGTAGAGGCAGTGGATATGTTTGCATCCCATCGGCTTATCAAAAGACTGAAACTAATCAATTATAGTTGAACAAGTAATACCTAAGTTTATGTCCAACTTTGCTTTTGCTATAATTTAGTTCAAGGAAATTCTGCCAAATCAGTTTAAATGGTGGCCAAACAACATACAAGGATTGAGAGAGGAAATGGGTACACAAAACATTTTCTCTTGATATGTACTGGAGAAAATTTACAAACATCTAAGATCCATAGAGGGTTCAAAAGGATCCCCTATCTGTGGGTTTGGCTGTCCATTAAAATTACAGAGCGTATGTCTAGTTCAAGACACATAATGAATGGCAACTATATATTGTTTAGTGTGTACTGCCATCCTTCTCAACATTACCAAACATGTTCATACTTTAGGTGACTAACTGACTAtatttcattccaaatcacttttAAACCTAAATTTGTCATCATCAAACTATGTAGTATAAGTATTTCAAGTTACTTTGGCCATTGTTATATGAGAGGATCCCGGGATTATACATATAATTTCTTTGGGTTTTGATGGAATGATATGCTTGATTTCATTGCTTGTTAGCTGTGTGATGGGTATGTTGTTGTTAATTATGTTACTAATAAAGCATAGTTATAGCAAAGGACATGTTTTGTTTTTGATCAATTGTAATAATGTTATTATACAGGTTGGTTTTAAGATGTTCCTTGGTGTTACTGCATCTGTGAGCAACTGGGATGCTGAAGGTACATGTTGTAGTATCATTTTGGAGGATAATCCTTTGGTAGACTTTGTTGAGCTTCCTGACACCTGTCAAGGTCTTTACTATTGCAACATGTTAAGTGGTGTCATTAGAGGAGCCTTAGAGATGGTAAGCTTCTAGTACTATTGCAAGTTAGCAACATCTGAAATGATTTAACATATTAGGCCTACATACCTGAACTTCCATATTcatcaatgtttatttttttcatcagtttttcttctcattttcaACTACTAAGAAACTAGCAAAGTGCTTTTTTATGGTTGATGCCGCTTTCTGCTGTTGGCTTCTGAAATAATTTGAGCGATTTAATCATTAAGCAGTTTATTTGTGTGTGGAAATGGGCagtttttaaatcaatttttgtCACAAGCTGCCGGTGTCATTTCTcttctttataaataatttttcctCAGATACTTGTCATGTACTCAATCCAATTATCTACtataatttttcttatcatGTTCTGTTTCTTGTGATATTTGGAATCTTTAAAGGTGATTTCTACTTCATATGCTTCatttctttttcctttgttCGTTGTCATGTCTGATGGTTTCTATGCTTGCCCATGTTCAGGTGTCAATGAAGACTGAGGTCACTTGGATCCGTGATGTGCTTCGAGGTGATGATGTGTTTGAGTTGCAGGTAAAACTTCTCAAGCAGGTCCCCGAGGAGTATCCATACAAGGATGATGAGTGACATTTGTTCTGTAATGTTGTATACTCAAGGTTTTTGTTTCATATTTTCCCAAGTTAGATTATCATCTATCTATCCACCTAATGCTGTGTGTATTATTGTATTTTGATGAAACTTTACAAATACAATAGAAAATATGACTGATTAGATTAACTGAAATTGACATTGACAGAGTACTGCAATCTATCCTTAATTACTTATATCTGAGAGATCCTATACTTGAAAAATagttcttattttcttcttcattttttattGCCATTTGCTTGATGCAGATGCTTCATGcttaagaaaataaagattaGCAAACATCTTTTTAAGGACACATGAACTCGTCCCAGGTTAGTGATACACAACACGTCTTAATTTATCAAGCCTACATAAATATTCTCAGGAGAGAGGTCAAACTCATGTTTATAAGGAGATTAGTGTCCTATTTTATAAAATACTAtcgaataatataaaaaaaattatataacttAAATTATAAGGAGACTTTAGTGCCCGTTTTGTCTGGTTGTCAGTGGTAATTTGTCATTTTGATTCGTAGCATTTTGAGGTTTTTGAGAAATGTTTATTGAAAGTATAAAAGTGCAACCATAGAGATAAATCAACTTAAATTTTAGGAGAACCAATGATTGTTTAATTACATTAGCTCAAGCCACAAGCCCACAAGGGTAATACAAATTTTCTTTAATGGTCTTTTACAACCTGTATTTATATTGTAGGAGTTTAAAATTTCTATCTTAATaatcatttaaaattaaaaataattttttaa is a window from the Arachis stenosperma cultivar V10309 chromosome 3, arast.V10309.gnm1.PFL2, whole genome shotgun sequence genome containing:
- the LOC130967867 gene encoding uncharacterized protein LOC130967867, giving the protein MAPVAPRSGDAIFANIERVNAELFTLTYGAIVRQLLTDLEEVEEVNKQLEQMGYNIGIRLIDEFLAKSNVSRCVDFRETADVIAKVGFKMFLGVTASVSNWDAEGTCCSIILEDNPLVDFVELPDTCQGLYYCNMLSGVIRGALEMVSMKTEVTWIRDVLRGDDVFELQVKLLKQVPEEYPYKDDE